The following are encoded in a window of Penaeus vannamei isolate JL-2024 chromosome 35, ASM4276789v1, whole genome shotgun sequence genomic DNA:
- the LOC113825479 gene encoding receptor-type tyrosine-protein phosphatase F produces the protein MVDLKIGFLIAAVLTVSAVAPQEVEQEEYEIAEASCAPANVTAECVPDASDSLYVTWEEPNPLECDVTHYTVSWLPIPGKDSWQQEDTNDTQITLGGLDFYRSYNVCVEAHTNTSVAGAGDLVCDVGTTDKPECPAQEAAANVTVSEVPPDPRQLHVAWDIPATATYCPIDHIRLTYREKENLTTGGHQLSADVTDYTIGGLRPCTLYEVSVIAVINEAGVQDETWNVGVTGVAIPGPPGNVIADLAFNKSDSLYVTWEEPNPLECDVTYYTVSCQPVSGSVPLPPKDTNTTQMTVTGLDPFRSYNVCVAAHTGAGAGDLACDIGTTDEAVPGAPVNLAATATTPESILVSWATPEDPNGVITNYSVSWECAGGNSASAVVGAAPYNITGLSPCSSCAVAVRAATAKGFGNATVLEATSGKAPPPQPLEASCSSTPPAEHSIVVTWSAPNTFCNVSAYNVTYIGDVLWSDEEQVGTLQTSEEMASLSSLTSWTKYHVCVAGIVLDDFVGEQSCCDAVTQEAASGPPALFNVSGTSSSSISVFWEEPRAPNGKIDYYQLQFGGESVQVENATEFTLTGLAKNSKYIISLKAHNGAGLGEAATTTATTQKAANVGAIVAAVLSGLLIVGVGVAAFIYRDKLRNVIARKTSKREPVQEHPLSTTSTAVGKDQLRSYIDGLQEDTQRGLEEEFARLKQQCPKPSTYDAEMDVNKPKNRFSNILAYDHSRVRISRREGAAQSDYINANFIKDHAGRPGFVATQGPTEDTLDDFWRLVWEQKVYTVVMLTSLMEKGKLMCTKYWPNKGDRPLQCDNFQIRNLEEAKESLYVSRMLEVNTGHKKRIVKHYHFLAWPDFGTPDLEEDLLGFIATVRDSSTARPVVVHCRAGVGRTGTFIGLWNLMDAVDARPESNIDVYQAVFDMRKDRPIMVQSIDQYLYLYKCIATYIEQPEKWSNQGSDHIYENKGFEDAIYENVD, from the exons CCGAAGCCTCCTGCGCTCCAGCGAACGTCACGGCTGAATGCGTTCCTGACGCCTCCGATTCCCTTTACGTGACTTGGGAAGAGCCAAACCCCCTGGAGTGTGACGTCACCCACTACACCGTCAGCTGGCTACCCATTCCCGGCAAGGACTCGTGGCAGCAGGAGGACACGAACGACACCCAGATAACGCTCGGAGGACTCGACTTTTACCGAAGCTACAATGTCTGTGTGGAAGCGCACACGAATACCTCGGTTGCAGGAGCTGGCGACCTTGTGTGTGACGTTGGGACGACCGACAAACCGG AGTGCCCGGCGCAGGAGGCCGCCGCCAACGTCACGGTTTCGGAAGTGCCTCCTGACCCCCGGCAGCTGCACGTCGCCTGGGACATCCCCGCCACCGCCACGTACTGCCCTATCGACCACATCCGGCTGAcctacagagaaaaggaaaatcttACCACAGGCGGTCATCAGCTTTCTGCAGATGTCACGGATTATACCATTGGGGGTTTGAGACCATGCACCTTATACGAAGTGTCTGTGATTGCTGTGATTAACGAGGCAGGGGTACAAGATGAAACGTGGAATGTTGGGGTCACTGGAG tTGCAATTCCCGGTCCTCCAGGAAACGTAATAGCTGACCTTGCATTTAACAAATCCGATTCCCTTTACGTGACTTGGGAAGAACCAAACCCCCTGGAATGTGACGTCACCTACTACACCGTCAGCTGTCAGCCCGTTTCCGGCTCGGTCCCGCTGCCACCGAAGGACACGAATACCACTCAGATGACGGTCACCGGACTCGACCCTTTCCGAAGCTACAACGTCTGCGTGGCGGCGCATACGGGCGCGGGCGCTGGCGATCTCGCGTGTGATATTGGAACCACCGACGAGGCAG TCCCCGGGGCGCCCGTCAACCTCGCGGCGACCGCCACGACGCCGGAATCCATCCTGGTCAGCTGGGCGACCCCGGAAGACCCCAACGGCGTGATCACCAACTACAGCGTCTCCTGGGAGTGCGCGGGCGGCAACTCTGCGAGCGCCGTCGTGGGCGCAGCGCCCTACAACATCACGGGCCTCTCGCCGTGCTCCTCGTGCGCCGTGGCCGTGCGCGCCGCCACCGCCAAGGGCTTCGGCAACGCCACGGTGCTGGAGGCGACGTCCGGAAAAGCAC CGCCGCCACAACCTCTAGAAGCGTCTTGCTCGAGTACCCCGCCCGCTGAACACAGCATTGTTGTCACGTGGTCTGCTCCCAACACATTCTGCAACGTGTCCGCGTACAACGTCACGTATATCGGAGACGTCCTGTGGTCGGACGAGGAACAGGTCGGTACACTGCAGACTTCAGAGGAGATGGCCAGCTTGAGCAGCTTGACCTCCTGGACTAAGTACCACGTGTGCGTCGCGGGCATCGTCTTGGACGACTTCGTGGGTGAACAGTCCTGCTGCGACGCCGTCACCCAGGAGGCAG CGTCCGGCCCCCCTGCCCTGTTCAACGTGTCGGGCacgagcagcagcagcatcagcgTGTTCTGGGAGGAACCGCGCGCGCCGAACGGGAAGATCGACTACTACCAGCTCCAGTTCGGCGGCGAGTCCGTGCAAGTGGAGAACGCGACGGAGTTCACCCTCACCGGCCTCGCCAAGAATTCGAAATATATTATAAGCTTAAAG GCGCACAACGGGGCGGGCCTCGGCGAGGcggcgacgacgacggcgacgacgcAGAAGGCGGCCAACGTGGGTGCCATCGTGGCGGCCGTGTTGAGCGGGCTGCTgatcgtgggcgtgggcgtggctgcCTTCATCTACAGGGACAAATTGAGGAACGTGATAGCCAGAAAGACCTCGAAAAG GGAACCGGTGCAAGAGCACCCACtgtccacgacatccacagcagTTGGGAAAGATCAGTTGAGGAGTTACATTGAT GGCCTGCAGGAGGACACACAGAGGGGCCTGGAGGAGGAGTTCGCTCGCCTGAAACAGCAGTGTCCGAAGCCGTCGACCTACGATGCCGAGATGGACGTCAACAAACCCAAAAATCGCTTCAGCAACATCCTGGCGT acgACCATTCTCGGGTGAGGATTTCAAGGAGAGAAGGCGCGGCGCAGTCGGACTACATCAACGCCAATTTCATCAAG gacCACGCCGGGCGGCCGGGCTTCGTGGCGACGCAGGGCCCCACGGAAGACACCCTCGACGACTTCTGGCGGCTGGTGTGGGAGCAGAAGGTGTACACCGTCGTCATGCTAACCAGCctgatggagaagggaaag CTGATGTGCACCAAATACTGGCCGAACAAAGGGGACCGCCCTCTCCAGTGTGACAATTTCCAAATCCGAAACCTAGAGGAAGCCAAGGAGTCCCTTTACGTCTCTAGAATGCTCGAAGTCAATACA gGACACAAGAAGCGCATTGTGAAGCACTACCACTTCCTCGCCTGGCCGGACTTCGGGACTCCGGACCTCGAGGAGGACCTGCTGGGCTTCATCGCCACCGTGAGGGACTCCTCGACCGCCCGCCCCGTCGTCGTCCACTGCAG GGCTGGCGTGGGGAGGACAGGAACCTTCATTGGACTCTGGAACCTGATGGACGCCGTCGACGCCCGTCCTGAGTCCAACATCGACGTCTACCAGGCGGTGTTCGACATGAGGAAGGATCGGCCTATAATGGTCCAGTCCATT GATCAATACTTATACCTGTACAAATGCATTGCTACTTACATCGAACAGCCAGAGAAGTGGTCCAACCAGGGTTCAG ATCACATTTACGAGAATAAAGGTTTTGAAGATGCGATCTATGAGAATGTTGATTAA